The sequence TACTCAATACTTTCAACCAAGTTTAGTTGAATGGCGGAATGTTTATTCATTTCAGTTATATTTGGTATTGGCCCATAAGAAGTACAAACCTATCAcagttcaattaaattttgtttaaacaaacTGCCTGTGCAACAATGTGTGACAATAAGGATCTCgtcgaaattaatttgaatGCTAGCAATCCGACAGTTGGCGTACAGAAATCTAGCTACAGCAGCAACATGAGTTTATTTCGTTTCAAGGAGAGCGGCCGTGGAAGTGCAATACCCTACAAGCAGAGTCTGCCTGCAAATGCCGAAAGTGCGCCAAAAAATGCTGAGCTGAAAGCGATGCGTAGTATATTCGGTGGCAGCATTGAATTCGTGTCCAATAGCTATCAATCGCCCACAGATTTGGGCTGCTTGCGGCAAATGTATTGTCCCGATTGTGAGCAGCGTTTGCACGTGGATAATATCAGTTATGATCGCTTATTGCATTGGTAAAGTGGTTGTAGGAAATATTTGGCGaaaggtaaaattaaaaaaaaaacaatttttattttcagttgcCTGCCAGTATTTCCATTCAAGTGTCTATTCAAACGTGTCATTGAACGCCGCCAAAGTGGAAACAAAGTTATGTGTAAAAAATGTGGTGGCAATTTGGGTTACTGGAAGCAAAAGTGAATTGAAAAAAGAGCGCATTAGATGTATCGAGGGAATGTCGATTGATTTGACTTTAGTGTTAGAAAATTgagtgcaatatttttttatagaattaaacaacaattttatatttaaggcaactatcaaaatttttataaaatttaaagcaacgtaaaatgtaatgtttttgtttcgtttttattttccataattAGTATTGGTTTGGCATTCGAGACAGAGTCTTTCAAATTCAAGTTTCCTTCTTAgcgttgttttgttttaacaacTGTCACATCTCCATGGTGCCTCTTACGATGGAAGTTTAGTAGAAAatctattgattttatttactattgaataaatttattgaaatgaaaatggtGAGTCCGTGGATATTCTCGGTCATTTTGGCACTCAACAGAATACGAAATTAAATGACGGTATTTATATCGGATATCTTCATGGACAAGTCGACGGAAAAGACACTCACAAACCTTAAGTTCGCTCTCCCATTGATTTTGAAAGgtcctcgtcaatgatcgcATGCACTTGtggaataaattctgcagatcgcGCAGTGTAAGCACTTTCCtcgtgttttttgcgttttgcaacagatttTGCATCGCCGCCTGATGCATTCAAATCACGGCGAATTCCTTATGAACCAGTGAATGGGAGCACTTAagaaaattcgtgatttttaaatcgacgataactgcatgcctcttcatttcttgagagttaagttgtagtcctccatgtcttatctggaaaagagcaaaaaaaaaaataatggtttcgggaagTAATACCCACATATATGCATGTTCTCAAATAGAATATGCAgcctgttggttggttggttgcaccctgtagttaataaaaaaaatttgagtcgAC is a genomic window of Anastrepha ludens isolate Willacy chromosome 6, idAnaLude1.1, whole genome shotgun sequence containing:
- the LOC128865926 gene encoding uncharacterized protein LOC128865926 — translated: MCDNKDLVEINLNASNPTVGVQKSSYSSNMSLFRFKESGRGSAIPYKQSLPANAESAPKNAELKAMRSIFGGSIEFVSNSYQSPTDLGCLRQMYCPDCEQRLHVDNISYDRLLHCCLPVFPFKCLFKRVIERRQSGNKVMCKKCGGNLGYWKQK